DNA from Parageobacillus thermoglucosidasius:
TGCCGCCAAGCGGTTTCACTCCCAGCACAAGCGCGTCTTCCATCGTTTCCATACTGCCGGTGATCACAATTCTTTCCGCTTTGGCGGGAACCGTATAACTCTTTCCAAGGTATTGGATCGTTCTTGTTTCATTTGCGCCAGCTTTCTTTTCCTGTTCCGCCGCGCTGCTTGCCGAATTTCCTTCCGCGGCTTTGTCCGGTGCAGATGATTGTTTCGCGCCGCAAGCGGTCAATATGAGAATGAGTAAAGCAATAAGACTAAAATAAAGCCATTTCCTTTTCATCATAGATCTTAAGTCCCCCTTCCGACTTCTTATATTGATAATGATTATCATTCATGATTATAAAACAGGCTCTTTTTCCTGACCATGGACGGTATCCGGAATTCATTTTGGACAATCTCCGGAAAAAAGCCGCAACGACTCGTCAATGATCCGGTCATGCGCATATGCAGAATATTCTACCCATGGATCGGAAGGGATCAAATAAACTTTATTGTTCCGGACCGCCTTCAGCTCCTGCCATGGCATAGAGTATTGCAATGCTTTCCAAAACGCTAATGTTTCCTCTTCTTGCCGGACCAATAAAAGAAGGCGATCCGCGTCAATTTGGGCCAGCTGGTCAAGCGTGATCTGCTGATCATAGATGAAACGATCGCCGCCATACGCAGGAACCATCTGCAAATCATGATAAAATACTTCAGACATGCTGCGGTTGCAATGAACATATAAATTTTGCTTGGAGATCCGCACGATTAAGAAAGTGTCATCCCCTACTTCTCGTTTTAACTGGTCTCTCGCAAACTTTACTTTCCGTTCATATATTTCAAGCCAATGCTCTGCTTCTCTCGTTTCCCCTAAAAATTCAGCCGTCAGCAGCAATTGCTCCCGCCAATTCTTTTCCAGCCACGGAACGTAAAAGACAGGGGCAACTTGTTCCAGCATTTCTTTTTCCCTCTCCTCCAACTCATCTGTGCTAATCACCATATCAGGGCGGGCATGGAGAAGTGTTTCGATGTTGGACTCCCAATGTTGGTTTTTGCGATAAGCGCTAAGAGGCACGGAAATATCCGCACGGTACATTTTATAGTAATAAGCGGTCCATTTCGGATGAAGCGGCGCAGCATAAGGGATAATCTTAAGCGCAAGCAATTGGCCTGTAATTGGAGATTTATAGGCTGCTATTTTCCGGCGGCGGCTTTTCATATAAACGGTAGGCGTGACGCCTACTTTTTTCTTGAATTTGCGGCTGAAATAAAATTCATCGTTGTAACCGACCTGATGGGCAATGTCCCGCAGCTTCGCATCCGACTGCGCCATGAGTTGTTTCGCCTTGTTGATTCGCAATTCGGTCAAGTAGTCGATGGCACTGATCCCGTACGTTTTTTTAAACAAATCGACAAAATACTTAGGGCTTATATTCGCTATGCTCGCCAGCTGCTCAATCGTCAAATTCTCGTTAAAATAGCGTTCCATATATTCTTTCGCTAATTCGAGCGATGTTCGCGATTCCTTCGCCTGAAGCCGGCGGTTTTTCATAATGTAATAGAGCAATTCCTGAAACGCGAATTGACTGTAAAAGCGTTCCAGCCCATCTTCACTGCGCCAGTGATCGTAAATCGCATCACACAAAGAAACAAGCTGGCCAGCAGGGGAAATTTGAATTTCTCCTTTTAATGGGAATAAACGCTCTTTTTTTATGCCTTGCACCCGCTCATATCCTTGTTCCGTTACCTGAAACACATCGAACTTAAAGAGAAACAGCTTCAGCTGACTCGCTTTTTTTGCTTCGATCCCGTAAGTTTCTCCGGGAGCACACACATAAACGGTATCTGGACGCAGCTGATACTCATCATGATCGAGCGTCAAGCGCCCTTGTCCGCTCTTCACTACGATAAGCACATGAGAAACCGTAAGCTGCTGCTCCATGCGCCAATTGCCGTTTCCTTTTATAAACTGCATATCCCGCAAGCGAAGAAACGACACGTCCCATGAAAAGTCACTGGCTTCCTGCTTCACCGCTTCGTGATGAATAATCATATACTTTCACCACCTTTATTTCCGCATTATACCTACTTTAATGTTTACTTTATTCTTAAGGCTTGTTTATTAGTATATTGATAATGATTATCATTATTATATAGTATATCAAATGGGTAAACGATTCACAACCGTCCGGAATGCCAGAGCATTTCTCATTCTCTGCAACAGACTCCGGTTTATTCATGCCTCTGTTCCCCTCGTTCTTGATATGGAGGAAAGAATCTTCATTAACAGATGCTTAAGACTTTTGTGAAATATAATAATCTTTCCAGCCGAAACCTTGCTGCATAAGCACACTTGCATCATATTGCTCAATTCTTTTTTGCGTTTTGCTGAAAATAGAAAGCGCAGCTACATAGTTGAAACCTAAATCCAAATCATGCAGGGCCACGTCATCTGTACCATCCGGGCGGCCGGTGAAAGCAAGCAGCCGCGGGGCTTGTTGCGGCCCAGAGACTACCACATTCAATGGAGGAATGTTCAATCCTTCTCCTGTCGCTTTAAGAACCGCTTCCTTTCTTGTCCAGTAGATGAAAAAACCCCTCATCCGGTCATTTGCCGGCATTTGCAATATATGTGCTATTTCCTTCTCCGTGAGTATCCCGTCTGCCATTTTGACGACATCGAAATCCCAAGCGGTATTCATCCATTCAACGTCGACGCCAACTGGCGCATCCGTGGTAAAGGCAACAAGAATAATATTGCCAGAATGCGAAACAGACCATTGCAGAAAACCATAAGGCAATCGCGGCCGGCCATGGGCTTCATGGCAAATGGGACAAGTGCGGTCAATGGGCACTTGATGCGGGGCCATATTCAATTGGGTTGCCAATACTAATCGACTTAATGCACAACCGACAATGAACCGCGCTCTGTCTTGATCCTTGCGGAAAGATTGCGCTCTTTTCCTTTCTTCATCATTCAGCATCCGGACATGCCATGGTTGCATATCAGTTGTTTTCGATAGCCAAACTTGGCACGTATGATCCGACAGGGGCGGGATCGAATTTACAACCTGCCACTCCGTCATGGAAAGATTCTCCTCTCTTCTGCTAGCCATTATTTATCGGCATAAACATTCTTTTTACAGGTGTGTATGAATTAACCGATAAAAGCAAGTGATGACAGATCAACAGCTTTGCTGCTGAGGCCGGAAGCTTGCCAGCCCGGGCATGCGGCACACATGCCTCTCAGCAGGCCAATGAATGGGCCCTCGTTCGAAGGCGCAGCAGAAAAGCTTAATTTCACTTTTTCAACCGTAAACGTAAAATCACAGGAAAATAAAAGAGAGTTAAGCAGACATCCTTGCCTGCCCAACCCTTATATCCAATCTTCTTCATTATTCAGACCTATTTTTCATAGATAACTTTTAAGAAGGAGCAGTTATACGCTTCTGCTCCCCTTTTCCTCTTGCAAAGCTATCAGCACTCATTTTACTCCTGAATAATCATTGTCACGCTTTGACAATGATCCATCTTTCAGGCTATTAGGCCTCATATCTATCCAATGAGCGTTAATATAGTCCAGGCATGCTGAACGCGTATTTTCCGCAAAAGCAATATTCCAGCCGGGCGGAATCGCAATAGAGGCAGGCCAGAGGGAATACTGGCCTTCATCATTGATTAATACAAGGTAGGTGCCTTCTTTATTTTCAAAAGGATTGGTCATTCCGAACCTCCCCTTCCATTTATTGTGATTAAATGGCTTTTTTCTTTTAATTTATTTGCAAGCACACGGCCAATTTCAGCTAACGGGCCAGGCTGGCACATATCTTTATGCCGGCAATGGATATCATGCTGAATAATCTTTCCATCGATATATGGCAGCCATGCTTCTGGCTCGATCGGATCAAACCATTCAGGTATAATGGTCGATCGGAAGAATAAGAGATCCCCCTTATAGCGCTGCGGCACATATTCGCTTAAGATGCGGACCGAATTGACATACGTATCCTTTAAATTTAAGATCGTCGACTCATCTAAACTAGCTAATGCACTTCCATCGCGCCGCAGCATATCCATCGTGTTCTCCAGATTGAGCGGTTTCCCATCCATGTTGTCTGGATCATAGCCGCCTAAAGCAAGCAGCGCGATTAACGCTTCTTGCTCATCCGGCGCTTTTGCAATAGGTAAGAAGTGGCTTGGGTATGCATCCAACATCACTAGAAGCGCAACTTCCTCTCCTTGTTGTTGAAGCTGTGTCGCCATGGCATGAGCGACATTTCCTCCTAGCGACCATCCCAACAAATAGTAAGGGCCCTCTGGCTGGACTGTTTTCATTTGGTTAATATAATCGGCAGCCATCTCGTCTAATGTCTCAGGCAAATTCTCCGCTTTTGCGATACCGCGCGCCTGCAATCCATAAATCGGGTAGTCTGCCCCGATTGCCGTCATTAACCCTGCATAGCACCAGCTAAGCCCTCCCGCTGGATGTACACAAAATAAAGGAGGCTGGTTCCCGGAAGTTCTAAGAGGCAGCAAAATATCTAATGCACTTTGGCTGCTTCCTATTTCAAGTTTCTCAGCAAGACCAGCGACAGTAGGCGCTTCAAATAGATCTCCGATGCTCAACTCCACTCCAAACGTTTCACGAATACGGCTCATTAATTGAACAGCTAAAAGGGAGTGGCCTCCTAATTCAAAGAATCCGTCATCAATGCCAACACGCGGTAAACGGAGAACCTCCATAAACAGATCACATAACATCTCTTCTTGTGGAGTTCGCGGTCCCCTGTCGGTTATCTCTATCATCCAGTCCGGTGCAGGCAGTGCTTTGCGATCAAGCTTGCCATTAGGAGTTAACGGCAGAGCCTCTATCATCACAAAAGCAGACGGTATCATATAATCCGGCAGGCGAGCAGCGACATATCGCCTTAGCTCACCGGACTCTACATCTTTTGCAGGCACAATGTATGCAACAAGACGTTTATCACCCGGCTGATCTTCACGTACTACAACAGCAACTTGTGCAATATCAGGATGCTTAGCTAGAACAGCTTCAATTTCTCCCAGCTCAATGCGGTATCCTCGGATTTTCACTTGATGATCTGATCTTCCAATATAATCCAACGTCCCATCGGCACGCCATTTCGCTAAATCACCCGTGCGATACATTCTTGATCCTGGCAAGCCAAACGGATTAGCAACAAAGCGCTCCGCGGTCAAATCCGGCCTTCCTAAATAGCCGCGCGCCAATCCCGCTCCTGCCACATACATCTCTCCGATGACTCCCGGCGGAACCGGCTGCAGATTTACATCTAATACATAAACCTCTAAATCAGGAATGTTGCGGCCTATTAAACTGCTCCCTTTTATAGCAATGATATTTTTATTCAATTCCATGTAGCTGACATGAACCGTCGTTTCCGTAATGCCATACATATTGATCAGCTTTGGCATGTCATCCGCATGCCGTTCGTACCAATCTTCCAAACGGCTAAGCTCTAACGCTTCTCCCCCAAATATGATAAAGCGCAATGAAAGCTGTCGAGACAGCTCAATATTTTCTCTGTCAGCCTGCATAAGCTGATAAAAAGCCGATGGTGTTTGGTTGAGGACGGTCACTTTTTGTTCAACAAGCAATTGTAGAAACTCCTTTGGCGAACGGCTGACATGATGCGGAACAATAACTAGACGTCCCCCGTACAAAAATGGTCCCCAAATCTCCCAAACAGAAAAATCAAACGCATAAGAGTGGAACAACGTCCAAACATCATCCGATGTAAATTGAAACCAATGCTCCGTTGATTGGAACAGGCGGACGACATTTTGATGAGGAATCATCACGCCTTTTGGTCTGCCAGTTGATCCTGAAGTATAGATGATATAAGCTGTATGATACGGCGACAACGCTTCGATCCGGTTCGAATCATCTGGATTTGTTTCCGCATACGTTCCTAACATATCGGCTACATGAGCTTCATCAATAATAAGATGCCCGGCAACGCCGGCATGAGGAAGTTTTGAAGCCATTCCCTTATTGGTGATGACATACATTGGCTGTGCATCTTCCATCATATAAGCAATACGTTCTTCTGGATAATCCGGATCTAAAGGCAAATAAGTTCCTCCTGCTTTCAGTACAGCCAGTATGCCTATGACCATTTCCAATGAACGCGGCAACGCCAGTGCCACTACTCTTTCCGGACCGACTCCTTTTTCAATCAGGAAATGGGCGAGCTGGTTCGCTCGTTTGTTTAATTCGGCATAGCTTAGTTCTTGGTCTTCAAAGGAAACAGCAATAGCATCAGGGCTTTTTTGAACTTGTTTTTCGAACAATACTGGCAAGCATTCTTCAGGTACAGAGCGGGCGTTATGATCCGCTTTCGTTAAAAGTTTTTTGCGCTCTTCCGGTAAAAGCATATCGATTTGTCCAATAGGAAGATCCGGATTCATCACTACTTCCCTAAGCAGCTGGCATAATCGCTTCGCAAACGCTTCGACCGTAGTATGATCGAATAAATCGCGGCTGTACTCGAATAAACCAATCAGTCCGTCTGGAGAGCCGTCTTCTCCACGCCGCTCCCGAAGTTCGAGAGTGAGATCGAATTTAGCCGTACCGACGCTGCGAATTTCTAACCTACTTTCAAGCCCCTGTAATTCTAGTTTCGGTTCCGGTGTATTTTGAAACACAAACATTACTTGGAATAATGGGTGTTTGGCTCGCGATCTCACCGGATTAAGGATTTCCACCAGGCGTTCAAACGGAATGTCTTGATTTTCGTAGGCAGATAGGTTTACTTCTCTGACTCTGCCAAGAAGTTCGCGAAAACTTGGATTTCCCGATGTGTCCATGCGAAGCACTAACGTATTAATGAACAATCCTACTAGATGCTCCAATGAATCATCGTTTCTTCCAGCGATTGGGCTGCCGATGGGAATATCTGTTCCTGCTCCTAATCGAGTGAGAAAAGCAGCAAATCCGGCCTGCAGCACCATAAATAGGCTCGCTTTATTTTCACGAGCGAGATCCAGCAGACGCTTATGAAGTTCCGCATCCATGCAAAAATCAACGATGCCTCCTTCATAGCTGGACTCAGCAGGACGCGGATAGTCTGTCGGCAACTCCAGTTCTTCTGGCAGACCAGCTAACGTTTTTTTCCAATAATCGAGCTGTTTTGCTATTAAACTGTCAGGATTGGTCTCGTCACCTAAAATCTCTTGCTGCCAGAGCGCATAATCAGCATATTTCACTGGTAAAGGAGCCCACTCTACTTTTTGATTACGGCAATGCGCATTATAGGCTGCAGCTATGTCACGAGTTAATGGTGTTAGCGACCATCCATCGACAATCATATGATGCATTAAAAGCAGCAGCACATGTCTATTTGGCCCAAGCACGAACAGCTGGGCGCGAATCGCCGGCTCTGCAGCCAAATCGAAACGGTAGCGCACCGCAGCATTTAATTCATCCGATAACTCACTTTCGCTGATTTCTTTTATCATTAATTCAGGCCGCGCTTGATGGGGCTCTAAGATCACCTGTCTTGACGCCCCTGAATGTTCAGGGAAAATGGTCCGCAATGGTTCATGCCGCTCAATGACATCGTATAAAGCTTGTTGCAGCGCCTGATAATGAAGCTCTCCCGTTAAATGCACAACGACCGGTATATTATAAGTAGGACTTGGCCCTTCAAGGTGGTAAAGGAACCATAGGCGACGTTGGGCAAATGAAAGAGGAATATCCTCTTTGCAGGCATACGCTTTGACAGGCGGCTTCCTATTTTCCGCATCCTCCAAATGCTTAACAAGACTAGCGACAGTTGGCGATGCAAATAGTTTGCCAATCGTGATCTCCACACCTAACACATCTCGGATACGGCTAATGAGGCGGGCGGCAAGTAACGAATGTCCTCCCAATTCAAAGAAATGATCATCAATTCCAACAACAGGAATCTCCAACACCTCAGCAAAAAGCTCACATAAAATTTCCTCCTGAGGATTCCTAGGTTTACGCCCTTTCACCGTCATCGTAAAATCAGGAGCCGGCAATGCTTTGCGATCAATCTTGCCGTTTGGAGTCAGCGGAAATTCGTTAAGCACCATAAATGCGGACGGAACCATATAATCAGGCAATCTCTCGCTGACATAGCGGCGCAGCTCTGCAAGATCAAGAGTGCCTTTGCTTTGCTCACGAGGAATGACATAAGCAACCAACCGCTGATCCCCTGGCTGATCTTCGCGAGCCACCACTAATGCCCGCTCGACAAGATCACATTGTGACAATACTGCCTCAATTTCCCCTATCTCGATGCGAAAACCGCGCAGCTTGATTTGATGGTCGACGCGGCCTATATAATCTAAAGAGCCATCCATACGCCAGCGCACAAGATCTCCTGTCCGGTACATCCTGCTTCCCGGCGGCCCGTACGGATTGGCCACAAAACGTTCTGCCGTCAAATCTGGCCGTCTTAAATACCCTCGCGCAAGCCCTGATCCTGCAATATACAATTCTCCAACCACTCCCGGCGGCACCGGCTGCAGCTGCTCATCCAACACATACACTTGGGTATTCCAAATCGGGCGGCCAATAGAAGGGGCCCGGGCATCGTCAGGATGAAGGGGCGACATCGTGGACCATATCGTTGTTTCTGTTGGTCCATACAAATTCGTTACCTCGCAAGCAAGACGATGCAATGCTGACGCAAGGCCGCTTGAGAGTGCCTCGCCCCCCACCAGCACTCGAAGTCCAGCAATGCAATCAGGATGATGGGTGACAAGCATATGCCAAAGCGTTGGCGTCGCCTGCATTATCGTAATTTCTTTATCGGAAATCACAGCTGCCAACGCTTGCGGATCCTGAATCGTTTCCTTCTTCGCAACCACCAAACTCGCTCCGCTGATTAACGGAAGGAAAATTTCTAATGCAGAAATATCAAAAGCAATCGTTGTAACTGCGAGCAAACGGTCATGCTCCTTCAATGCAAATTTTTCCCGCATCGCTAATAAAAAGTTATTCAGACTATGGAATGGCACCACAACGC
Protein-coding regions in this window:
- a CDS encoding AraC family transcriptional regulator gives rise to the protein MIIHHEAVKQEASDFSWDVSFLRLRDMQFIKGNGNWRMEQQLTVSHVLIVVKSGQGRLTLDHDEYQLRPDTVYVCAPGETYGIEAKKASQLKLFLFKFDVFQVTEQGYERVQGIKKERLFPLKGEIQISPAGQLVSLCDAIYDHWRSEDGLERFYSQFAFQELLYYIMKNRRLQAKESRTSLELAKEYMERYFNENLTIEQLASIANISPKYFVDLFKKTYGISAIDYLTELRINKAKQLMAQSDAKLRDIAHQVGYNDEFYFSRKFKKKVGVTPTVYMKSRRRKIAAYKSPITGQLLALKIIPYAAPLHPKWTAYYYKMYRADISVPLSAYRKNQHWESNIETLLHARPDMVISTDELEEREKEMLEQVAPVFYVPWLEKNWREQLLLTAEFLGETREAEHWLEIYERKVKFARDQLKREVGDDTFLIVRISKQNLYVHCNRSMSEVFYHDLQMVPAYGGDRFIYDQQITLDQLAQIDADRLLLLVRQEEETLAFWKALQYSMPWQELKAVRNNKVYLIPSDPWVEYSAYAHDRIIDESLRLFSGDCPK
- a CDS encoding 4'-phosphopantetheinyl transferase family protein → MTEWQVVNSIPPLSDHTCQVWLSKTTDMQPWHVRMLNDEERKRAQSFRKDQDRARFIVGCALSRLVLATQLNMAPHQVPIDRTCPICHEAHGRPRLPYGFLQWSVSHSGNIILVAFTTDAPVGVDVEWMNTAWDFDVVKMADGILTEKEIAHILQMPANDRMRGFFIYWTRKEAVLKATGEGLNIPPLNVVVSGPQQAPRLLAFTGRPDGTDDVALHDLDLGFNYVAALSIFSKTQKRIEQYDASVLMQQGFGWKDYYISQKS
- a CDS encoding MbtH family protein, which gives rise to MTNPFENKEGTYLVLINDEGQYSLWPASIAIPPGWNIAFAENTRSACLDYINAHWIDMRPNSLKDGSLSKRDNDYSGVK
- a CDS encoding amino acid adenylation domain-containing protein, with amino-acid sequence MSNRQHIRLPLSGAQAGIWFAQQLDPENPIYNTGKYIEINGPVDPALFEKALRHVLVEAESLHARFGEDENGPWQTIDPSPDFPFYFMDVSAAENPQEEAMLWMKKDLSKPVDLTCGPLFTEALFKLSDHRFFWYQRIHHIAIDGFGFSLIAQKVAQVYTALVDNAPVDGEKFASLHQVIEEEKAYHSSKQYEHDREFWMERFRDRPEAVSLSDRAVRTSNTFIRQTAYMSPASTEHFKQSAQHLKAIWHEVFIAAAALYIHRLTGADDVILGLPMMNRLGSSALNVPAMVMNIVPLRLHLHADMRLSELLSQVRQEIQEVRQHQKYRHEQLRRDLKLLGENQRLFGPQVNIMPFDYALHFGGYQGITHNLAAGPIDDLAINVRTDGNGLRIDFDANPEIYSMDELAVHQARFLQLLETMESLEEDELIGKMNLLLEEERHQVLKKWNETAHPHPEENFLQLFEKQAERIPEAIAVICEDQALSYTELNQQANRLAHFLMEYGVGPEQYVALALPRSAEMVIAMLAVLKTGAAYLPLDLDYPEERIAFMLEDTKPVCIVTSSSVQSKLSHFPSCSTIILDHPETEQAIKHYPDTNVPKTQSPLHPAYVIYTSGSTGKPKGVVVPFHSLNNFLLAMREKFALKEHDRLLAVTTIAFDISALEIFLPLISGASLVVAKKETIQDPQALAAVISDKEITIMQATPTLWHMLVTHHPDCIAGLRVLVGGEALSSGLASALHRLACEVTNLYGPTETTIWSTMSPLHPDDARAPSIGRPIWNTQVYVLDEQLQPVPPGVVGELYIAGSGLARGYLRRPDLTAERFVANPYGPPGSRMYRTGDLVRWRMDGSLDYIGRVDHQIKLRGFRIEIGEIEAVLSQCDLVERALVVAREDQPGDQRLVAYVIPREQSKGTLDLAELRRYVSERLPDYMVPSAFMVLNEFPLTPNGKIDRKALPAPDFTMTVKGRKPRNPQEEILCELFAEVLEIPVVGIDDHFFELGGHSLLAARLISRIRDVLGVEITIGKLFASPTVASLVKHLEDAENRKPPVKAYACKEDIPLSFAQRRLWFLYHLEGPSPTYNIPVVVHLTGELHYQALQQALYDVIERHEPLRTIFPEHSGASRQVILEPHQARPELMIKEISESELSDELNAAVRYRFDLAAEPAIRAQLFVLGPNRHVLLLLMHHMIVDGWSLTPLTRDIAAAYNAHCRNQKVEWAPLPVKYADYALWQQEILGDETNPDSLIAKQLDYWKKTLAGLPEELELPTDYPRPAESSYEGGIVDFCMDAELHKRLLDLARENKASLFMVLQAGFAAFLTRLGAGTDIPIGSPIAGRNDDSLEHLVGLFINTLVLRMDTSGNPSFRELLGRVREVNLSAYENQDIPFERLVEILNPVRSRAKHPLFQVMFVFQNTPEPKLELQGLESRLEIRSVGTAKFDLTLELRERRGEDGSPDGLIGLFEYSRDLFDHTTVEAFAKRLCQLLREVVMNPDLPIGQIDMLLPEERKKLLTKADHNARSVPEECLPVLFEKQVQKSPDAIAVSFEDQELSYAELNKRANQLAHFLIEKGVGPERVVALALPRSLEMVIGILAVLKAGGTYLPLDPDYPEERIAYMMEDAQPMYVITNKGMASKLPHAGVAGHLIIDEAHVADMLGTYAETNPDDSNRIEALSPYHTAYIIYTSGSTGRPKGVMIPHQNVVRLFQSTEHWFQFTSDDVWTLFHSYAFDFSVWEIWGPFLYGGRLVIVPHHVSRSPKEFLQLLVEQKVTVLNQTPSAFYQLMQADRENIELSRQLSLRFIIFGGEALELSRLEDWYERHADDMPKLINMYGITETTVHVSYMELNKNIIAIKGSSLIGRNIPDLEVYVLDVNLQPVPPGVIGEMYVAGAGLARGYLGRPDLTAERFVANPFGLPGSRMYRTGDLAKWRADGTLDYIGRSDHQVKIRGYRIELGEIEAVLAKHPDIAQVAVVVREDQPGDKRLVAYIVPAKDVESGELRRYVAARLPDYMIPSAFVMIEALPLTPNGKLDRKALPAPDWMIEITDRGPRTPQEEMLCDLFMEVLRLPRVGIDDGFFELGGHSLLAVQLMSRIRETFGVELSIGDLFEAPTVAGLAEKLEIGSSQSALDILLPLRTSGNQPPLFCVHPAGGLSWCYAGLMTAIGADYPIYGLQARGIAKAENLPETLDEMAADYINQMKTVQPEGPYYLLGWSLGGNVAHAMATQLQQQGEEVALLVMLDAYPSHFLPIAKAPDEQEALIALLALGGYDPDNMDGKPLNLENTMDMLRRDGSALASLDESTILNLKDTYVNSVRILSEYVPQRYKGDLLFFRSTIIPEWFDPIEPEAWLPYIDGKIIQHDIHCRHKDMCQPGPLAEIGRVLANKLKEKSHLITINGRGGSE